A section of the Babylonia areolata isolate BAREFJ2019XMU chromosome 31, ASM4173473v1, whole genome shotgun sequence genome encodes:
- the LOC143275971 gene encoding uncharacterized protein LOC143275971: MTTQQGDHHTWLVIHMGRIRRRTLCVALVIWTFAGLVTFRLFLDSMCFLPRLNTQSFPRLGPEDNTNVTLVTAFFDLGTFQKGDGDHEFQHSVDMYLRWATTLLYVQNPLMVFTDCPQVADLFRNGFQGRKLKVVFISNRSSLLSFQYLPRIRRVFSDPNYPKFHPNTVVPEYSCSQHAKVDVMEKALAWNEFHTEYFAWVDLGYFRDLSFRKRKFWIAVPPEFDDTKLAACEVGTPSFEKNVEEIFKRNEYWVGGGMFLATRRRYAAFLTEYRRALLHFLGLGLANTDQQVIYSMFQPQFREALNVTTELQAFSWPWEIVFSRCWFYLGYHCYREQ, translated from the exons ATGACGACCCAGCAAGGTGACCATCACACCTGGTTGGTTATCCACATGGGGAGGATACGGAGAAGGACGCTGTGTGTGGCCCTGGTCATCTGGACTTTTGCCGGACTGGTCACTTTTCGTCTGTTTTTG gatTCCATGTGCTTCCTGCCCAGGCTGAATACGCAGTCCTTCCCGAGGCTGGGCCCGGAGGACAACACCAACGTCACCCTGGTCACCGCCTTCTTCGACCTGGGCACCTTCCAGAAGGGCGACGGCGACCACGAGTTCCAGCACTCCGTGGACATGTACCTCCGCTGGGCCACAACCCTCCTGTACGTCCAGAACCCTCTGATGGTCTTCACGGACTGCCCGCAGGTGGCCGACCTCTTTCGGAACGGCTTCCAAGGGCGGAAGCTGAAGGTGGTCTTCATCTCCAACCGTTCCagccttctttctttccagtaCCTGCCGAGAATCAGGCGGGTGTTTTCGGACCCGAACTACCCGAAGTTCCACCCGAACACGGTGGTACCGGAGTACTCGTGCAGCCAGCACGCTAAAGTGGACGTGATGGAGAAGGCTCTAGCCTGGAACGAGTTCCACACCGAATACTTCGCCTGGGTCGACCTGGGCTACTTCCGGGACCTGAGCTTCCGGAAGAGGAAGTTCTGGATCGCGGTGCCTCCGGAGTTCGACGACACGAAGCTGGCGGCCTGCGAGGTAGGGACGCCCAGCTTCGAGAAGAACGTGGAGGAGATCTTCAAGCGGAACGAGTACTGGGTGGGCGGGGGCATGTTCCTGGCCACTCGCCGCAGGTACGCCGCCTTCCTGACCGAGTACCGGCGGGCGCTGCTGCACTTCCTGGGCCTGGGGCTGGCCAACACGGACCAGCAGGTGATCTACTCCATGTTCCAGCCCCAGTTCCGGGAGGCCCTCAACGTCACCACGGAGCTGCAGGCCTTCAGCTGGCCCTGGGAGATCGTCTTCAGTCGCTGCTGGTTCTACCTGGGCTACCACTGCTACAGGGAGCAGTGA